CGATAACATCGCGGATGTCCCCCCGGTTGGCGACATGCCCCCCTACGACTATCGCAGCGTTTGGAAGGTACTTGCGCACAAGCCGGCACATTTTTTTCAGTTTGCCCAGATTGGGTATAATTGAGCTGATGCCCACGATGTCGTATGAATGATGTTCGATTTCGTGCACAAAACGGTCAAGGGTGGGAAAATCAAGCAGGGTGCAGGGTGCGTCGATATTGTTTTGAATCATCAGCAGGCCGAAGCTGCGGTGGAACATGCGCAGTGAAAAAACGCCCTGTACCCGGGTTACCTGGTTTTGATACAGTTCCATAGGGTCGATGGTTCGGCTGCCGTATTCGTCGTCTTGTGCATAGGGGCCAAATACACTCGACAATAAAACCCCGGCCCTGTTTCCCAGCGGATGCAAAGGTGTGGAAGCGGCCATCATACCCTCTCTTGGTTTCGTGATTTTTGTTAAGGAAAAAAGGAATTGGATCGAAGGGTAAACAGCGATGTTCCTTAACCCAGCTTACATATGGAGAAAGACAAGCCTTTTCAAGGATGATTTTGGGTTTTACATTAGTTTTACAAATCAGGGGAAATGATATAAACAGTTGTTTAATAAACAGGATTTGGTATAGTATTCGGGCTAAGCGATTTTCAATCGATTCTATTCAATCCATCATCTTGCTTTGAACATAGATGCCCTTTTAATGAATACTGCCGGCGAAAGCGACCGCAGGAAAGGGACCCATGGGAAGTATTGTTGATCGAATAAAATGGGCGTTTCACCCGGTCCTTGTATTTATTTTTTGTATCGTGGCCCTGGCTACGTCCCTGGTCCTGTATATTTACTGGTACGTGGAGGTCAGCACCGGGCTCAAGCGGGTGGTGATCAACTACAACCTCGACCCTAGCCAGTTTCTGGAATTCGAGACATGGGTGGTCATACTGGTTTTATCGATTCTGGTGGGCATTATTCTGATAGGAATCTTTATTATCTTTGCATACAATCAGAAAACCTTACAACTCTACCGGCTTCAGTATAATTTTATTAACAATTTTACCCATGAACTGAAAACTCCGGTTACATCCTTAAATCTGTATCTGCAAACATTCATAAAGCACGAGCTTTCCCGCCGTGATCAGCTTAACTATCTGGAATACATGCTTAAAGATGTGGAACGGCTTTCGGGCAATATCAATCGCATCCTGGACATCGCCAAGATCGAAAGCAAAAGCTACGGTGGTGAGTACGTTGAATCGGATATTGTTGAGATCATTGAGCAGTTTTATCAATCCAACAGCCAAATTTTTCGCGATTGTGACATCGCTATTCATACGCCTAAAGAAAGTTCCTTTTTTTGCAGGATCAATTATGCGCTATTTGAGATCCTTTTGATGAACCTGCTCATCAACGCCGTCAAATATAATGAATCCAAAACGCCCAAAATCGATATTACCTTTGAGCCGCAGAAACGAAAACTGCTTGTTCGATTTGCCGACAACGGTATCGGAATTGAAGGGGGCGAAATCAAAAAAATCTTCAAAAAATTCTATCAATCCGGCCAGGCGGACAATATGACCGCCAAGGGCAGCGGCCTCGGTCTGTATCTGGTGCAGGTTATCGCCCGTTTTCACAAAGGAAAAGTCGTTGCCGAAAGCAAGGGGCCGGGCAAGGGATCGGTGTTCACCTTAAGGCTTCCATATAAACATCAACCTTGAGACAAGGATTAAAGGCGGCGTGCATGAAGCATTACGATAAAAAAAGGATTCTGGTCGTCGAAGATGAAGGGCATCTGGCCGAAGGTCTCAAATTGAACCTTTCGATTCAGGGGTATGAGGTCATGATTGCGACCGACGGCGTATCGGCCCTTGAGGAATGGAAAAGGTGGCGGCCGGATCTGATCGTACTTGATATCATGCTGCCCGGGATTGATGGATTGACCGTGCTTCAGAGCATCCGTCTCGAAGATGAGCGCATCCCGATTCTGATTCTAACGGCCAAGAGCGATATTGAAGACAAGGTCCAAGGCCTGTCTTACGGTGTGGACGATTATATTACCAAGCCCTTTCATCTGGAAGAATTTTTGCTGCGGGTTGAGCGCCTGTTAAAACGAGTGGCATGGGCGCACGAAAAGGACGGTTTCGGCAACGCTGTTCTTTCTTCGATACCCCCGGTATACACGTTTGGCAAAAACCGGATCGATTTTGAAACCTCCACAGCCCGTTGCAAAGACCAGGAGATACAGCTCACCGAGCAGGAGGTCAGGTTGCTGAAGCTGTTTATTGCCAGACGGGGAAAACCCCTTTCACGCAGTCAAATCCTTGAAATCGGCTGGGGCTACACCGGGGGGATGACGACCCGAACGGTGGACAATTTTATTGTGCGGTTCCGCAAGTATTTTGAGGATAATCCCAAACAGCCGGTCTATTTTAAAAGTTTAAGGTCGATAGGGTACGTGTTTGATCATGAGGAAGAATCGGTCTCATGAATCTTTCCGCCAGTCACGTCATATCTTACATTTTGTAAAAAAACCTGACAGCAAAACCATGGGCTGCGTCCAGGAATGCTGTGCTCCCAGTTTATTATTATCTTTCAATTTCAATGTCTTAAAATCACATGGGGCGCTTTAAGGGCAGAGGTACGGTTTTTGCAAATTAATTTTTTTTAGTGTATTATGAACCATTGCGTTCCCATCAGCCCGGCATCAAGTCCGGGGCAGGTGCTGCCCTCTACCCCTGAAGGGAGAGGGTTTGGGTGAGTGGGAGTCAGGAGGTTTTGTTATGGCTAGATTATTGGAAATGTCGAAAAATAAAAAATACCAACTCGCCCTAATGGCGCTCCTGATGGCAAGTGCTTGCTTTCTTACGTATTATTTTCAAAAGGTTCTTGGAATCGGGACTGTTTTTACCCATTTCTTTTATATTCCGATTATTTTGGCTTGCGTCTGGTGGGAAAGAAAAGGCCTGGCTGTAAGCGTATTTCTAACGGGTATTTTGCTTTTCAGTCATAAACTTTTTGATCATTACCTCCTTACATTGGATGACTATCTCAGGGCCCTGATGCTTTTTGTCATATCGCTTGTAATTGTTGCCCTGACCGAGAGGTTATCGCATTTAAAAAATGAGCTTCAGGCCTCCGAGGAAAGGTATCGAACCGTTTTTGAAACCACCGCAACCGCTATGGCGATCGTTGAAGAAGATACTACCATTTCCCTGGTGAATTCGGAGTTCGAAAAGCTATCCGGATTTTCCAGAGCAGAGGTCGAAAATCAAAAAAGCTGGACTGAATTTGTGATCAAAGAGGATCTGAAAAGAATGATTGAACTGCATCGGGTCTTGAGAACAGATGTTAGTCCAACACTGAAAAGTTGTGAATTTCAATTTATCAACAGGAAAAAAGAGGTGCGAGATATCTTCATTACTATCGGAATGATGCTGGAGACAAGAAAAAGGGTGGCCTCCTTTGCCGATGTCACCGAATTAAAGCACGCCCTGGAGGAGCAGAAGCTTCTCCAGCAACAACTCTCGGAGGCGCTGGCCAAGGTATTGAGCGGCTTTATTCCCATATGTGCCAATTGCAAAAAAATTCGTGATGAACAGAATGACTGGGTCCAGATCGAATCCTTTATTAAAGATCGCACCAGGGCCGATTTTTCCCATGGTATCTGCCCTGACTGCGCCAAAGCATTATATCCGGAGTTTATTATTGACGAACTTTCAAAACTGGACCCGAAAAAAGTCTGACACCAGCATGAATGCAACCAAAGCAAACGATCCGTCGATATCCGCAAAAAAACCGGGTATCCCGTTGCCGGAAATTTCCGAAACAGGATGCAAGCAGCCTGAAGAAGGTCTGTCGGAAACAGAGAAAATATATCGCCTGATGGCCCATTATGCCAACGATGCCATTGTACTCGTCAAAGACGGCCAGACGATCTATCGTAATCCCGCTTATGAAAAGCTGGTAGGATATACTGCGGCTGCAACTTGCGGAGGGAATTTTTTCAATCCGATCGCTCCGGAAGACCGTAAACGGGTAAAATGTTATTATAAAAATCACCTCTATACCCTTCTGAGGAGGAATACCAACGTGTCGGGCAAGATGTGTACCCTGGTATTGAGAAAACCGGTTTCGGCCAAATCGAAACCCGGATGGTTCGCAAAGATGGTACGATATTAAACTGCTACATTCAGGTTCGTTCGCTTGACCGATATAACCCTGCCAAGGGGCAAATCGTGGCGGTAATAGACCTCACCGGATACAAGCGGACACAGAAGACCCTGCTGCAAAAAGAAAAGGAGCTTGAACATCAGACTCGATACCTTAAAGAGGTTAACACGGCGTTAAAAGTCCTTTTAGAACATCGAGATAACGCAAGAAAGGAGTTGGAAGAAAACATCCTGGTGAGCATAGAAAAATTAATCCTGCCCTACATAGAGAAGATTGAAAAAGGCGGATCAAAGCGTGAATTTGCGACCCGTTTGAGCATCGTCAAATCAAACTTAAAGGAGCTGGTTACTCTGAAAATCCGGCCATCACCGCTGCGTGCTGCCCATAATTTCTGTTCAAGGTTACGCCAATGATGTTGCCGTGTTTTTGTTCGGCGGCCCGGGTGATGATGGCGGCCGAGTCGTCGTTGCTGCCGTCATCGACCAGGATAATTTCGTACGGCCTTGCGAGTGTATCGCATGCGGTCACACAGCACCGGATAAGTTCCTCAAGATTGGCCGCTTCGTTATAAACGGGAATAACGATGGAAACGGATACAACAGGGTTCACGTTCACAAGACCTCCTTGATGGCGCCAACGACATCATCCACGTCCTCTATCGTCATATCGGGAAACAGCGGCAGCGAGCAGATCCTGTCGGAATTCCACTCGGTATTCGGCAGCAGGCCGCGCCGGGCACCCGTCGACTCGGTGTAATATTTCTGAAGATGGACCGCTCGAAAGTGCAGACCTGTTCCAATGTTTCTTTGCTTTAAGCGCTGCATGAAGTCATCCCGGCTGAGCCCGGCCTTGTCCGTGTCCAGGCGCACGATGAAAAGATGCCAGGCGTGCTTCAGCGGATAGGACGGTTGTGACAGCGGCAGGATTTCATCGATTTCAGCCAGCCTTTCGTGGTATCTTGAGGCCAGTTCGGTGCGCTTTTGGTTGAAGGCATCGAGGCGCTCCAGTTGCTTTAATCCCAAAACCGCGGCCATATCGGTCATGTTATACTTAAATCCCGGTTCAAGGACTTCGGCCTGG
This genomic window from Candidatus Desulfatibia profunda contains:
- a CDS encoding HAMP domain-containing histidine kinase, which translates into the protein MGSIVDRIKWAFHPVLVFIFCIVALATSLVLYIYWYVEVSTGLKRVVINYNLDPSQFLEFETWVVILVLSILVGIILIGIFIIFAYNQKTLQLYRLQYNFINNFTHELKTPVTSLNLYLQTFIKHELSRRDQLNYLEYMLKDVERLSGNINRILDIAKIESKSYGGEYVESDIVEIIEQFYQSNSQIFRDCDIAIHTPKESSFFCRINYALFEILLMNLLINAVKYNESKTPKIDITFEPQKRKLLVRFADNGIGIEGGEIKKIFKKFYQSGQADNMTAKGSGLGLYLVQVIARFHKGKVVAESKGPGKGSVFTLRLPYKHQP
- a CDS encoding response regulator transcription factor, which encodes MKHYDKKRILVVEDEGHLAEGLKLNLSIQGYEVMIATDGVSALEEWKRWRPDLIVLDIMLPGIDGLTVLQSIRLEDERIPILILTAKSDIEDKVQGLSYGVDDYITKPFHLEEFLLRVERLLKRVAWAHEKDGFGNAVLSSIPPVYTFGKNRIDFETSTARCKDQEIQLTEQEVRLLKLFIARRGKPLSRSQILEIGWGYTGGMTTRTVDNFIVRFRKYFEDNPKQPVYFKSLRSIGYVFDHEEESVS
- a CDS encoding PAS domain S-box protein, with translation MARLLEMSKNKKYQLALMALLMASACFLTYYFQKVLGIGTVFTHFFYIPIILACVWWERKGLAVSVFLTGILLFSHKLFDHYLLTLDDYLRALMLFVISLVIVALTERLSHLKNELQASEERYRTVFETTATAMAIVEEDTTISLVNSEFEKLSGFSRAEVENQKSWTEFVIKEDLKRMIELHRVLRTDVSPTLKSCEFQFINRKKEVRDIFITIGMMLETRKRVASFADVTELKHALEEQKLLQQQLSEALAKVLSGFIPICANCKKIRDEQNDWVQIESFIKDRTRADFSHGICPDCAKALYPEFIIDELSKLDPKKV
- a CDS encoding PAS domain S-box protein, whose product is MNATKANDPSISAKKPGIPLPEISETGCKQPEEGLSETEKIYRLMAHYANDAIVLVKDGQTIYRNPAYEKLVGYTAAATCGGNFFNPIAPEDRKRVKCYYKNHLYTLLRRNTNVSGKMCTLVLRKPVSAKSKPGWFAKMVRY
- a CDS encoding glycosyltransferase, with the protein product MNVNPVVSVSIVIPVYNEAANLEELIRCCVTACDTLARPYEIILVDDGSNDDSAAIITRAAEQKHGNIIGVTLNRNYGQHAAVMAGFSE